A window of Cohnella herbarum contains these coding sequences:
- the cwlD gene encoding N-acetylmuramoyl-L-alanine amidase CwlD, which yields MRRRKRLVIWMTRRALLRIGIVVCLMLLTAVVFLSEIPSARTWSHWTLPLSGKVIALDAGHGGADGGASSRDGIIEKDLNLAIVLYLRDYLQQAGALVLLTREGDYDLALPETKGYSKRKTEDLLQRADKVRNKRADLAISVHMNSIPSPRWSGAQTFYSTKNAEGKRLAAIIQSELRGMLGNTQRIAKNADTIYLLKTLEMPTALVEVGFLSHPEESNLLADEQYQRKVAASIYRGILRYTSGETDEPVL from the coding sequence ATGCGTCGGCGTAAGCGGTTGGTTATCTGGATGACCCGACGCGCATTGTTAAGAATCGGGATAGTCGTTTGTTTAATGCTGTTAACCGCGGTCGTATTCCTAAGCGAGATTCCTTCCGCGAGAACGTGGAGTCACTGGACGTTGCCTTTATCCGGCAAAGTTATTGCCCTCGATGCCGGGCACGGCGGGGCGGACGGGGGAGCGTCGAGTCGCGACGGGATCATCGAGAAAGACCTGAACCTTGCGATCGTGCTCTATTTGAGGGATTACCTGCAGCAAGCCGGAGCTCTAGTGTTGTTAACGCGCGAAGGGGACTACGATCTCGCCCTGCCGGAGACTAAGGGATATTCCAAGCGCAAGACGGAGGATCTGTTGCAACGGGCCGACAAGGTGCGCAACAAAAGAGCGGATCTGGCGATCAGCGTACATATGAACAGTATTCCGTCTCCAAGATGGTCCGGCGCTCAAACTTTTTATTCCACGAAAAACGCGGAAGGGAAGAGGTTAGCGGCGATCATTCAGTCGGAATTACGGGGGATGTTAGGCAACACGCAACGGATTGCGAAGAACGCCGATACGATTTACTTGCTGAAAACGTTGGAAATGCCGACGGCGCTCGTAGAGGTCGGATTTCTGTCACACCCAGAAGAATCGAATCTGTTGGCGGACGAACAGTACCAACGTAAAGTTGCCGCGTCCATCTACAGAGGGATTCTGAGATATACGTCCGGTGAAACGGATGAGCCTGTGCTATAA